From one Triticum urartu cultivar G1812 chromosome 3, Tu2.1, whole genome shotgun sequence genomic stretch:
- the LOC125543002 gene encoding FCS-Like Zinc finger 10, with protein MLRRMVSDQGPGSAGGSGGDARPRGGGGGGALFAVPRLFIGLAAAKRAPDESERSPTSPLDPKALLLRSPRSPRTWDAEPVGLGLVVDVALAAGADAAAAKTCVLSPRLRLRTHGCAGSTAKGCGGGGHSQPELGGKTISCPASATAGMSVPCSRFFHGDLKSGPEAGRPDGAHSGAKRHCFHLGELPGPGSLPASIAGGPRRFVGSVSASEVEQSEDYTCIIARGPNPKTTHIFGDCILEPQTTVGKSDEAAVEPKDGASAKSYLVVKRATEAAAGPGEDFLSSCFTCTKKLEGNDIYIYRGEKAFCSAECRDQEIMIEEEAEKCMATGGSPRSSCSSLHEDIFMAGMMVAT; from the exons ATGCTGCGGAGGATGGTGTCCGACCAGGGCCCGGGCTCCGCCGGAGGCAGCGGAGGAGACGCCAGgccccgcggcggcggcggcgggggcgcgcTGTTCGCCGTGCCGAGGCTGTTCATCGGGCTCGCGGCCGCCAAGCGCGCGCCGGACGAGTCGGAGCGGAGCCCGACGTCGCCGCTCGACCCCAAGGCGCTGCTGCTCCGCTCGCCGCGCTCGCCGAGGACCTGGGACGCCGAGCCGGTGGGGCTCGGCCTCGTGGTGGACGTCGCCCTCGCGGCCggcgccgacgccgccgccgccaagacCTGCGTGCTCAGCCCGCGCCTGCGCCTCAGGACGCACGGCTGCGCCGGCTCCACCGCCAAGGGCTGCGGCGGGGGCGGCCACTCGCAGCCGGAGCTCGGCGGCAAGACCATCTCCTGCCCGGCCTCGGCCACCGCCGGCATGTCGGTGCCCTGCAGCAGGTTCTTCCACGGGGATCTCAAGTCTGGTCCGGAGGCCGGGCGGCCGGACGGCGCCCACTCCGGCGCCAAGCGGCATTGCTTCcacctcggcgagctcccggggCCGGGGTCCCTGCCGGCGTCGATCGCCGGCGGCCCCCGGCGGTTCGTCGGGTCCGTCTCGGCGAGCGAGGTGGAGCAGTCGGAGGACTACACCTGCATCATTGCCCGCGGCCCCAACCCCAAGACGACCCACATCTTCGGGGACTGCATTCTGGAGCCCCAGACGACGGTCGGGAAGAGCGACGAGGCCGCCGTGGAACCCAAGGACGGAGCTTCCGCCAAGTCCTACCTGGTGGTCAAGCGCGCCACCGaggccgccgccggcccgggcgAGGACTTCCTGAGCTCCTGCTTCACCTGCACGAAGAAGCTGGAGGGGAACGACATTTACATCTACCG TGGGGAGAAGGCATTCTGCAGCGCCGAGTGCCGGGACCAGGAGATCATGATCGAAGAGGAAGCCGAGAAATGCATGGCCACGGGAGGCTCCCCTCGCTCCTCCTGCTCGTCCCTGCACGAGGACATCTTCATGGCCGGCATGATGGTGGCGACATGA